One stretch of Bacteroidota bacterium DNA includes these proteins:
- a CDS encoding COX15/CtaA family protein: MKDNKTAPLELWYRRIATISVGAVLFLILVGGIVRSTGSGMGCPDWPKCFGLFVPPTQVDEIPQSFFESHPQFESKTFNAFQTWIEYVNRLVGATIGLLMFLTAVLSLSFVRKDKRVFLLSFVAMLLTGFEAWLGKLVVDKNLEGGMVTIHLLVAMVIVALLILANYLVGRRIYPEATEVKKVPKQLVWLGLAVIVMTVFQILIGTKVRESVDIVAQQVGMSQRSEWLQGSLSYSIHKIGWLVMAGLVAVWIRSVLNHFSSHPMMKRLSIGLIVAIAAEIVFGLVLANFDLPAAVQPLHMLFANLIFAAEFAIWIHLVGKSRDNG, encoded by the coding sequence GTGAAAGATAACAAGACAGCACCGCTCGAACTTTGGTACAGACGTATTGCAACGATTTCGGTTGGTGCTGTTTTGTTTTTGATACTGGTTGGCGGAATTGTGCGTAGCACTGGTTCAGGGATGGGATGTCCCGACTGGCCCAAATGTTTCGGACTTTTTGTGCCACCAACCCAAGTGGATGAAATTCCACAGTCGTTTTTTGAAAGTCATCCGCAATTTGAATCGAAGACGTTTAACGCCTTTCAGACTTGGATTGAATATGTCAACAGACTCGTCGGTGCTACCATTGGGTTGTTGATGTTTCTGACCGCGGTTTTGTCGTTGAGCTTTGTGCGCAAGGACAAACGTGTGTTCCTTCTGAGTTTTGTGGCGATGTTGCTGACCGGTTTCGAAGCTTGGCTCGGAAAGTTGGTGGTCGACAAGAATTTGGAAGGAGGGATGGTAACCATTCACCTTCTGGTTGCAATGGTGATCGTTGCCTTGTTGATTCTCGCCAATTATCTCGTCGGCAGAAGGATTTATCCTGAAGCAACGGAAGTCAAGAAGGTTCCAAAGCAACTCGTTTGGCTTGGATTGGCAGTCATTGTTATGACGGTTTTCCAAATCCTGATTGGTACCAAAGTGCGTGAGTCCGTGGACATCGTCGCACAGCAGGTGGGAATGTCCCAACGTTCAGAATGGTTGCAAGGTTCGTTGAGCTATTCGATTCATAAGATTGGTTGGTTAGTCATGGCGGGTTTGGTTGCTGTTTGGATTCGAAGTGTGTTGAATCATTTCAGCAGCCATCCGATGATGAAAAGACTCTCCATCGGGTTGATCGTCGCAATTGCTGCCGAAATTGTATTCGGGTTGGTACTTGCAAATTTTGACTTGCCTGCAGCCGTGCAACCTTTGCACATGTTGTTTGCCAACTTGATCTTTGCAGCTGAATTTGCAATATGGATTCACCTCGTCGGAAAGTCGCGAGACAACGGATGA
- a CDS encoding cbb3-type cytochrome c oxidase subunit I — translation MADHAITLDRGHEEAHGHDHDHEHEHHKQTFITKYVFSQDHKTIAKQFMFTGIFMAMVGLFMSLIFRLQLAWPDAEMPWLESIIGKWGEGGKLDPNFYLALVTMHGTIMVFFVLTAGLSGTFSNFLIPLQVGARDMASGFMNMLSYWFFFLSSVIMLGSIFVTNGPAGGGWTIYPPLSALPAANPGSGLGMDMFLVSMAFFIVSSLLGSINYITTIINLRTKGLSMTRLPLTCWAFMITAILGTLSFPVLFAAALLLLMDRNFGTSFFLSDIYIGGEALPNEGGSPVLFQHLFWFLGHPEVYIVLLPALGITSEIISTMSRKPIFGYRAMVGSMLAIGILSFVVWAHHMYVTGMNPWLGTVFMLLTLIIAVPSAVKAFNYITTLWQGDLKFSPAMLFSIGLVSMFISGGVTGIFLGNAAIDIPLHDTYFVVAHFHMVMGSAAAFGFFAGIYHWFPKMFGKMMDPKLGTLHFWFTFLSLYLVFYPMHFIGMGGVPRRYYTYSTFQFTGIEAYMDLSQFITISAIIGVFAQFIFIYNLFVSIRRGKEAPMNPWGSNTLEWTTPIHPGHGNWPGEIPTVYRWPYDYSRPGLKHDYLPMHIPDNDPEWFEGAPDPTTTPSRETVAH, via the coding sequence ATGGCAGATCACGCAATTACATTAGACAGAGGTCACGAAGAGGCACACGGTCATGATCACGATCATGAGCACGAGCATCACAAGCAGACCTTTATTACCAAGTATGTCTTTAGCCAAGACCACAAGACGATTGCTAAGCAGTTTATGTTCACGGGCATATTCATGGCAATGGTTGGTCTGTTTATGTCCCTGATCTTCAGGTTACAGCTCGCTTGGCCCGACGCAGAAATGCCTTGGCTTGAGTCGATCATTGGCAAGTGGGGCGAAGGCGGTAAGTTGGATCCGAACTTCTACCTCGCCCTCGTTACGATGCACGGAACGATCATGGTGTTTTTCGTACTCACTGCAGGGTTGAGTGGCACATTCTCCAACTTTTTGATTCCGCTTCAGGTTGGCGCAAGAGACATGGCCTCCGGGTTCATGAACATGTTGAGCTACTGGTTCTTCTTCCTTTCGTCGGTTATCATGTTGGGTTCCATTTTTGTGACCAACGGACCTGCAGGTGGTGGATGGACGATCTATCCTCCGTTGAGTGCATTACCAGCAGCTAATCCAGGTTCGGGATTAGGCATGGACATGTTCTTGGTGAGTATGGCATTCTTCATTGTATCCTCACTACTTGGATCAATCAATTATATCACAACGATCATTAACCTGCGCACCAAGGGTTTGTCGATGACAAGACTGCCGCTGACCTGCTGGGCTTTTATGATAACAGCGATCTTGGGCACGCTTTCATTCCCCGTTTTGTTTGCAGCGGCTTTGTTGTTGTTGATGGATCGGAATTTCGGAACGAGCTTTTTCTTGAGTGACATCTACATCGGAGGAGAGGCTCTACCGAATGAAGGCGGTTCTCCAGTGCTCTTCCAACACTTGTTTTGGTTCTTGGGCCACCCTGAGGTGTACATCGTTTTGTTGCCTGCCTTGGGGATCACCTCTGAGATCATTTCGACGATGTCGCGTAAGCCGATTTTTGGTTACCGCGCGATGGTTGGATCCATGTTGGCAATTGGTATTTTGTCCTTTGTTGTGTGGGCACACCACATGTATGTAACGGGCATGAACCCTTGGTTAGGAACTGTATTTATGTTGCTAACGCTGATCATCGCTGTTCCATCAGCGGTAAAGGCATTTAACTACATCACTACACTTTGGCAAGGTGACTTGAAGTTCTCGCCTGCAATGCTGTTCTCGATCGGATTGGTCTCGATGTTCATCTCCGGTGGTGTAACAGGTATTTTCCTAGGAAATGCTGCAATTGATATTCCTTTGCATGATACTTACTTCGTTGTAGCCCACTTTCATATGGTGATGGGTTCTGCCGCAGCGTTTGGATTTTTCGCTGGGATTTATCATTGGTTTCCAAAAATGTTTGGTAAAATGATGGATCCTAAATTAGGAACGCTACACTTTTGGTTCACTTTTCTCTCGTTGTATCTTGTGTTTTATCCGATGCACTTCATCGGTATGGGCGGTGTTCCACGTCGTTATTACACGTATTCAACTTTCCAGTTTACAGGCATTGAAGCCTATATGGATTTGAGTCAGTTTATTACGATTTCCGCGATCATTGGAGTTTTTGCACAATTCATCTTCATTTACAACTTGTTTGTAAGTATCCGTCGTGGCAAAGAAGCGCCGATGAATCCTTGGGGTAGCAATACCCTAGAGTGGACGACGCCAATCCATCCTGGTCACGGAAACTGGCCTGGCGAAATTCCAACGGTCTATCGTTGGCCATACGATTACTCACGCCCAGGATTGAAGCACGATTATTTGCCCATGCATATTCCGGACAATGATCCAGAATGGTTTGAAGGCGCGCCGGATCCAACGACGACACCTTCCCGTGAAACGGTGGCGCATTGA